TCCAAAGTGTCCCCATAAAATTgattgtcaaaattattttctaaaatgaaaaaatttaatgtttccaaatatttattaataattaaattatacaataagttttcaaaattgtaaatggcaaataaaaatattttttaaaagatttaataaattttcattgaaattcttcagaatgtatttataattttgtaataaaacgcGACTATTacggaaataattttgaatccatttatttctaataccaaaagtaacaaaaatataaaaacttgcaGAGAAATAGTGCAAAATTTCTGGAAAGGGACTCGAAAGATGTCCAGAAACGACTATTAGagtaagataaaaatataaatcttatccaaatcaaaaaaaaattcaatgcaaagagttttttatttaaaatggtagAACTTAAAACTGAAATGTATGCGatatgataaaatttggaaGTTATACTTCTGTAGGTGCGTTATAAAGAACTTCATTTTCAGTcatcattatttctattaaaatcgcCCGGATATAAAACTTgagtaatttattcaaataatatcttGCGCACATATTTTGTGTGGTAAATATGTAtctgtaatataataatttgcaacGGAAGTTAATGCTTCAATTTCTGTTTTACACTTctgattgattaaaatattaatttgttcacGTATTTCATTTGTTATGTATGGTCGTGTTAACATATctgttaatttattacaatctGTTGGTAGTAATGGTAATTTTGGTATTATAAATGTATCGATATCTTTTGGTAACAATCCTAACCAACGGATTGTTGGTACTGCTAATGATATTCCTTCATGAgacattttctgaaaaacaaaaacaaactttattgaAGGAGGCTGTAATCCGTAAGGTCGATCTTTGGGCATTGTCGATCTAAGGTATGGTTTGAGACAACGCTAATTTGAAAAGGAGCGTTCATTCGTTGCTGTTGCCACAGGTAAAACTGCCAGAACGCGaaacatttgttataaatttggaAACGcatctaaattgaaaatatcgagtgcttcgagtgaatttttgacgCCCTGTCCGATAATGTGTTTTCGCTAAAGGTGAACTTCGTCGACTTAGACAGATGTCACGGGAATCATCGTGCAAAATTACAGATTATATTTCAACAAGTTGAACGCGGAGTcttcatacaaatttttcattttgttgggAAAGAGCCaaccaaaatttgataaaatattacgaTGGTTCGAAAATCGGTTCTGTAAATACGTCAGAAACAATTCAATGTACAGTATGCAGATTGCGATCCGgaaataatcttcaactgaatccgtctgtaatcaaaaataaatcaacaaatgTCAAAACAGTTTAAGTCGCTGACTAGTCTGATCTAGTAGTGGAAATCGTTTCataaatgtaaacaatgtaaatgttcaaatttatgtGAAGATTCTCGATAGTGGGGGTGAGGGGGTTGGCAGCAGACTTATTGGATAGGGAGATTGGGTCACttccatcaaagttgaaaacatGATTAAAATTCGACATgaagaaagaagaaaaattaatgtttgtcTGCTAATTTTCAGATATCAGGATAAAATAATGAAACCTACCAACGATCCAAAACGATATGTAAACATAATTTCAATTCCGTATGGATCGGCATCGACCATTGCAAAAATTGGTATTCTCAACTTTAAAGATAATCGTTTTAGTAAAAATCGTGTATTAATGTCTGGAAATCCTTTTCCCTAAAACAGAGAAATATGTAACTAGACTTTCCATCATTCCACATTCGTCAGATACCTAccgttattaaaattaatggacctaagttatttaaaattttatcatctaaaagtttttgaaaaattgcatctttttcaacgattaaaataaatttcgcgTCTGAATTTATATCTTGAATATCTTGTATGTCCTGAGGGACTATTACtcctgtaaataaaatataatttttgaatttttgattctTCGGGTGATTTAGATTTAGCAAAAAATCTATGAAACTCAAAATACTAAGTATCCgccgaaaaaaatattaccgtTCCTTGTATTGTGGCAATCAATAAATGATCCATCTAATAATTTCAATGACAAATTACCAGCAATCAAACCTTTACTGGTTCCCATAATTCCTAATTCCCATGGTAGTACTTCCAGAATGGTACAAATATCATTAATAGTTGAGTCAATAATTCTTTGGCttttaattatttcgatattttgataatataattccCTAAATTGATAAATGTTCGATTAATAAACGATGCAAATGTAGACAACAAATCGATACggaaaaatatcgatttcgaTATTTACCTTCGAGTACATTTACCACcaatttgaagtaatttataaatttttgaaagtaaaaacacaatatttgtAAATGTTTGAGATTTCAGATTGGACGAATCGATCGTACGAACTGTAGCATCTTTTTTCAGTAAAacacttcaaattaaaaaatagttataatgttttaagttttacaaataattttcggAAATTCTTACATGTTATTAAAAGTACAATTATTCCAGCGACTACGATCACGTATTTCAAGAACAAAGTTTTTTCCATTCATTTTAGCCTCATGAATTtcaatcataatattttcaatgcgtGTTAATAAGTTTTCACGTTTTTCTTGGCGAATTTCTTTTgaatagtttaaattaaatattatcgatGGCTCGTTAACATTCTGTAATGATTTTTCAGTACTTTTTAATGCTTTAtgcaatgaaattttcaaaacgttATTATTTTCGGACATTTTAAAACCTGActaaactttttagttttagaataattgaaaaatcaacaattaaCAATTGATAACTGTGTTATACCAGTCAAACACTGCAAAACCATTCAATTGATGGCAGAGCAGTCTGTAGTCGGCATGTACTAACTACAGCTCACAGAATAAGTATGCAGTTGAAGTTCACGATATTACTTGGAACGCTAGTACCCCAGGTTTAGTGTTTTGTTTGTTCACTAGAGGTATAACTTGTTTCAACTTGTTTgtgttgtttgaaaaatatttataatagaccttttcattttaaaaagcgaTTAGTagtttttgtttcagttttattttaatgtgataaaatgtataaaaaatatattgtatctctgtccaacttattactgtctgtccgaaacaataattaatcgtaatttaaatgaaaaggtctattgaacttttgtttatttttgtttcaagggCGTATCTAGCTTTTGGTTCAGGGGGTGGggatcaaaaatatattttttatctagaGAGGggaatttcagaaattttttgcaaaaatttcataaattggaCAATATTTTCGCATAAACATATACTTAGCCAACTTAATCAATGACTAACTCAGATCTAGAGAGAGCGGCTGCCCTGACTTGCCCTATTCTCGTTACCTCAatgtattgttttgtaaaattctttgaaatatcTTACATTCTTaccaaataataacaaataaagtgTTAAAGAAATTTGGAATAGTTTAGTTTCTTATAGTTTATAGgacttgtaaaatttatttattgagtgaattaaaaaagtttcaaaccgAAGAACTCCGTAATGTAATATCTATACATGCTCTCCTCTGAACAAAATATCTGCGGACCAAGAAAACAAGATATTTAATGGTTTCCCATTCTTaaagttttctgattttttcaaaTCCGTTAAGATATGGCAATGAATATGAATCTTTGAAGCTAATTTCTAAATAGGGTCGTAATATacttttttccgaaaattgacTCTTTTGATCCCTTTAATATTATCCAATGAGTTTGGTATGCAAATTAGAATCAATGCAATTAGAATCAATAGTTTTAGAGAATTTagaaactgaaattttgaactaatttgTGCTTTCACaggtatacaattatttttacgaaaaaatttttcaaacaaaagttgtatacgGACCCATTATCCAATTGGCTTTTGTTGTTCGTCTACAAACTCAAATTCACTATTTACGTTCAGAGCATGCTGTAAA
This genomic interval from Chrysoperla carnea chromosome 1, inChrCarn1.1, whole genome shotgun sequence contains the following:
- the LOC123293749 gene encoding meiotic recombination protein SPO11, producing the protein MSENNNVLKISLHKALKSTEKSLQNVNEPSIIFNLNYSKEIRQEKRENLLTRIENIMIEIHEAKMNGKNFVLEIRDRSRWNNCTFNNIVLLKKDATVRTIDSSNLKSQTFTNIVFLLSKIYKLLQIGGKCTRRELYYQNIEIIKSQRIIDSTINDICTILEVLPWELGIMGTSKGLIAGNLSLKLLDGSFIDCHNTRNGVIVPQDIQDIQDINSDAKFILIVEKDAIFQKLLDDKILNNLGPLILITGKGFPDINTRFLLKRLSLKLRIPIFAMVDADPYGIEIMFTYRFGSLKMSHEGISLAVPTIRWLGLLPKDIDTFIIPKLPLLPTDCNKLTDMLTRPYITNEIREQINILINQKCKTEIEALTSVANYYITDTYLPHKICAQDII